In one window of Buchnera aphidicola (Cavariella theobaldi) DNA:
- the rpiA gene encoding ribose-5-phosphate isomerase RpiA, giving the protein MNANTLKKKAAWAALKYLRPGTVVGVGTGSTVFYFIEALSKVKNLISGAVSTSNSSTILLKKHGIKVFNINHFPSLKIYVDSADEINYKLQMIKGGGGALTGEKIVSAMSKKFICIIDPSKKVETLGHFPLPIEIIPMAFSYISQEMIKIGGVPKYRKNVITDNGNIIIDVYNLRISDPISMEKKINSLPGVVTVGLFSLRSADIMIIGTNNGIQTLKKSNIY; this is encoded by the coding sequence AAAAAAAAAAGCAGCATGGGCAGCATTAAAATATTTACGTCCAGGTACTGTGGTAGGTGTAGGAACGGGTAGTACTGTTTTTTATTTTATTGAAGCATTAAGTAAAGTAAAAAATTTAATCAGTGGAGCAGTATCTACTTCAAATTCTTCTACTATATTGTTGAAAAAGCACGGTATAAAAGTATTTAATATAAATCATTTTCCATCTTTAAAAATATATGTTGATAGTGCAGACGAAATTAATTACAAATTACAGATGATTAAAGGTGGAGGTGGTGCTTTAACCGGTGAAAAAATTGTTTCTGCAATGTCAAAAAAATTTATTTGTATCATTGATCCATCTAAAAAAGTTGAAACTTTAGGTCACTTTCCACTGCCAATTGAAATTATTCCTATGGCTTTTTCTTATATTTCACAAGAAATGATTAAAATAGGAGGGGTTCCAAAATATCGAAAAAATGTTATTACGGATAATGGTAATATTATTATAGATGTTTATAATCTACGCATTTCAGATCCGATTTCTATGGAAAAAAAAATTAATTCTTTACCTGGTGTAGTCACTGTCGGATTATTTTCTTTAAGAAGTGCTGATATTATGATTATTGGTACCAATAATGGTATTCAAACATTAAAAAAAAGTAATATTTACTAA